A single region of the Scyliorhinus canicula chromosome 31, sScyCan1.1, whole genome shotgun sequence genome encodes:
- the LOC119958988 gene encoding neurofilament heavy polypeptide-like: MEATEPPNSESVTPQRATEPPKSESVTSMEATEPPNSESVTPHTATEPPKSESVTPHTATEPPKSESVTPQSGTELPKSESVTPERAPVPLKSESVTPQRATEPPKSVSVTQQSGTEPPKSESVTPQRATEPPKSESVTPQSGTEPPKSESVTPQRATEPPKSESVTPQSGTELPKSESVTPERATVPLKSESVTPQRATEPPKSESVTPQSGTEPPKSESVTPQRATEPPKSESVTPQSGTEPLKSESVTLQSGSEPPKSESVTPQRATEPPKSESVTPQSGTEPPKSESVTPQSGTEPLKSESVTPQSGTEPLKSESVTPQRATEPPKSESVTQQSGTEPPKSESVTPQSGTEPLKSESVTPERATVPLKSESVTPQRATEPPKSESVTQQSVTEPPKSDSVTPQRATEPPKSESVTPQSGTEPPKSESVAPQSGTEPPKSESVTPQETTGPPKSEPVTPQEATEPPKSESVTPRTATEPPKSESVTPQSGTELPKSVSVTPHTATEPPKSESVTPQSGTEPPKSESVTPQSGTEPPKSDSVTPQRGTEPPKSESVTPQSGTEPPKSESVTQQSGTEPPKSESVTPQRATEPPKSDSVTPQRGTEPPKSESVTPQSGTEPPKSEPVTPQSGTEPPKSESVTPQRATEPPKSDSVTPQRGTEPPKSESVTPQSGTEPPKSESVTPQEATEPPKSESITPQEATEPPMSESVTPQSGTEPLKSESVTLQSGTEPPKSESITPQRATEPPKSDSVTPQRGTEPPKSESVTPQSGTEPPKSESVTPQEATEPPKSESVTPQEATVPQHFEPQVSEPKELSPRQFEFREFASRESELQEHESQEPATEQPEPQESDFREFPPQEFSPWLYQFWECRPPRPESQKIEFKEFEFQEFQDSGYKNADPKESEIQESESQASASVQSKLKESELQESGPQGTESQKSETQESALKDSESKESNPKESELQESASQLSESKTSEPRKSEGQESGITEFQESALKDSGSQESEGQDSERQDTESQGTQPQDSELEESEPRDSENEETDVQGSDDEEYGPRESELEIYEPDDSESAESDPPASVAVTPVGAEETLILELPPLMEAPEPQDSDGDPEGGAASPQETGPPELGSATAQEAAGAPKSESINPTGEAELRHSGSVTPPGATERQGSRSGEELDPKGLSGPVQGGQLIPYV; encoded by the coding sequence ATGGAAGCAACTGAACCCCCAAATTCTGAGTCCGTCACTCCGCAAAGAGCAACTGAACCCCCAAAGTCTGAATCCGTCACTTCGATGGAAGCAACTGAACCCCCAAATTCTGAGTCCGTCACTCCCCACACAGCAACTGAACCCCCAAAATCTGAGTCCGTCACTCCCCACACAGCAACTGAACCCCCAAAATCTGAGTCCGTCACTCCGCAGAGCGGGACTGAACTCCCAAAGTCTGAGTCCGTCACTCCGGAAAGAGCACCTGTACCCCTAAAGTCTGAGTCTGTCACTCCGCAAAGAGCAACTGAACCCCCAAAATCTGTGTCTGTCACTCAGCAGAGCGGGACTGAACCCCCAAAATCTGAGTCCGTCACTCCGCAAAGAGCAACTGAACCCCCAAAATCTGAGTCCGTCACTCCGCAGAGCGGGACTGAACCCCCAAAATCTGAGTCCGTCACTCCGCAAAGAGCAACTGAACCCCCAAAATCTGAGTCTGTCACTCCGCAGAGCGGGACTGAACTCCCAAAGTCTGAGTCCGTCACTCCGGAGAGAGCAACTGTACCCCTAAAGTCTGAGTCTGTCACTCCGCAAAGAGCAACTGAACCCCCAAAATCAGAGTCTGTCACTCCGCAGAGCGGGACTGAACCCCCAAAATCTGAGTCCGTCACTCCGCAAAGAGCAACTGAACCCCCAAAATCTGAGTCCGTCACTCCGCAGAGCGGGACTGAACCCCTAAAATCTGAGTCTGTCACTCTGCAGAGCGGGTCTGAACCCCCAAAATCTGAGTCCGTCACTCCGCAAAGAGCTACTGAACCCCCAAAATCTGAGTCCGTCACTCCGCAGAGTGGGACTGAACCCCCAAAATCTGAGTCCGTCACTCCACAGAGCGGGACTGAACCCCTAAAGTCTGAGTCTGTCACTCCACAGAGCGGGACTGAACCCCTAAAGTCTGAGTCTGTCACTCCGCAAAGAGCAACTGAACCCCCAAAATCTGAGTCTGTCACTCAGCAGAGCGGGACTGAACCCCCAAAATCTGAGTCCGTCACTCCACAGAGCGGGACTGAACCCCTAAAGTCTGAGTCTGTCACTCCGGAGAGAGCAACTGTACCCCTAAAGTCTGAGTCTGTCACTCCGCAAAGAGCAACTGAACCCCCAAAATCTGAGTCTGTCACTCAGCAGAGCGTGACTGAACCCCCAAAATCTGATTCCGTCACTCCGCAAAGAGCTACTGAACCCCCAAAATCTGAGTCCGTCACTCCGCAGAGTGGGACTGAACCCCCAAAATCTGAGTCCGTCGCTCCACAGAGCGGGACGGAACCCCCAAAGTCTGAGTCCGTCACTCCACAGGAAACAACTGGACCCCCAAAATCTGAGCCCGTCACTCCGCAGGAAGCAACTGAACCCCCAAAATCTGAGTCCGTCACTCCGCGAACAGCAACTGAACCCCCAAAATCTGAGTCCGTCACTCCGCAGAGCGGGACTGAACTCCCAAAATCTGTGTCCGTCACTCCCCACACAGCAACTGAACCCCCAAAATCTGAGTCCGTCACTCCACAGAGCGGGACTGAACCCCCAAAGTCTGAGTCCGTCACTCCGCAGAGCGGGACTGAACCCCCAAAATCTGATTCCGTCACTCCGCAAAGAGGGACTGAACCCCCAAAATCTGAGTCTGTCACTCCGCAGAGCGGGACTGAACCCCCAAAATCTGAGTCTGTCACTCAGCAGAGCGGGACTGAACCCCCAAAATCTGAGTCCGTCACTCCACAAAGAGCCACTGAACCCCCAAAATCTGATTCCGTCACTCCGCAAAGAGGGACTGAACCCCCAAAATCTGAGTCTGTCACTCCGCAGAGCGGGACTGAACCCCCAAAGTCTGAGCCCGTCACTCCGCAGAGCGGGACTGAACCCCCAAAATCTGAGTCCGTCACTCCACAAAGAGCAACTGAACCCCCAAAATCTGATTCCGTCACTCCGCAAAGAGGGACTGAACCCCCAAAATCTGAGTCCGTCACTCCGCAGAGCGGGACTGAACCCCCAAAGTCTGAGTCCGTCACTCCGCAGGAAGCAACTGAACCCCCAAAATCTGAGTCCATCACTCCGCAGGAAGCAACTGAACCCCCAATGTCTGAGTCTGTCACTCCGCAGAGCGGGACTGAACCCCTAAAGTCTGAGTCCGTCACTCTGCAGAGCGGGACTGAACCCCCAAAATCTGAGTCCATCACTCCACAAAGAGCAACTGAACCCCCAAAATCTGATTCCGTCACTCCGCAAAGAGGGACTGAACCCCCAAAATCTGAGTCCGTCACTCCGCAGAGCGGGACTGAACCCCCAAAGTCTGAGTCCGTCACTCCGCAGGAAGCAACTGAACCCCCAAAATCTGAGTCCGTCACTCCGCAGGAAGCAACTGTACCCCAACATTTTGAACCCCAGGTGTCTGAACCCAAGGAATTGTCACCCCGGCAATTTGAATTCCGGGAATTTGCGTCCAGGGAATCGGAACTCCAGGAACATGAATCCCAGGAACCTGCAACTGAGCAACCTGAACCCCAGGAATCTGATTTCCGGGAATTTCCACCCCAGGAGTTTTCTCCCTGGCTATATCAATTCTGGGAATGCAGACCCCCGAGACCTGAATCCCAAAAAATCGAATTTAAGGAGTTTGAATTCCAGGAATTCCAGGATTCCGGGTATAAGAACGCTGATCCCAAAGAATCTGAAATCCAGGAATCGGAATCCCAGGCATCTGCAAGTGTGCAATCCAAACTCAAGGAATCTGAACTGCAGGAATCAGGTCCCCAGGGAACTGAATCCCAAAAATCGGAAACCCAGGAATCTGCGCTGAAGGATTCAGAGTCCAAGGAATCTAATCCCAAAGAATCTGAACTCCAGGAATCTGCATCCCAATTGTCTGAATCCAAAACATCAGAGCCTCGAAAATCGGAAGGCCAGGAGTCTGGAATAACTGAATTCCAGGAATCTGCACTCAAGGATTCAGGATCCCAGGAATCAGAGGGCCAGGATTCGGAACGGCAGGACACGGAATCCCAAGGGACGCAACCCCAAGATTCGGAACTCGAGGAATCCGAACCCCGGGATTCGGAAAACGAGGAGACCGACGTCCAAGGGTCGGACGATGAGGAATACGGACCTCGGGAATCGGAACTTGAGATTTACGAGCCGGATGATTCGGAATCGGCTGAATCTGACCCCCCAGCCTCCGTGGCCGTCACTCCCGTCGGAGCAGAGGAAACCCTGATCCTTGAACTCCCCCCTCTCATGGAGGCCCCCGAACCGCAAGACTCGGACGGCGACCCTGAAGGGGGAGCCGCCTCACCTCAGGAAACGGGACCCCCGGAATTGGGATCCGCCACTGCGCAGGAAGCAGCGGGGGCCCCAAAATCCGAGTCCATCAATCCGACGGGGGAAGCTGAACTCCGACATTCCGGGTCCGTCACTCCGCCGGGAGCGACGGAACGCCAAGGTTCTCGATCCGGAGAGGAACTGGACCCCAAAGGTCTGAGTGGCCCAGTCCAGGGGGGGCAACTGATCCCGTACGTCTAG